Proteins from a genomic interval of Osmia bicornis bicornis chromosome 13, iOsmBic2.1, whole genome shotgun sequence:
- the LOC114872607 gene encoding DNA damage-regulated autophagy modulator protein 1-like isoform X1, with protein sequence MPYGKLHVLPLSLFILIPVTFLITYTISVHWDHVVPGFPYISETGTLSPESCVFAQFLNIAALLLACCVYIRHRQVSQWQSERGKNLVSKRIVVVAAWCGALACFGLDILANFQEARVVAAHMIGAMTCFTAGTIYFCLQTYISHKMVPAVNSKIVVYVRASLSILTLILTVMTIVPGYISMLQFQGNDYKKWLPTDGGWGWHVASAISEWVLAIVYCAFLLTFVPEFRLINFEDPVVTLIYLDKGPDLTQNDKISHKLDTQES encoded by the exons ATGCCCTACGGAAAGTTGCATGTTCTACCACTGAGCCTTTTCATCCTAATCCCAGTGACATTTTTGATTAC ATACACCATATCAGTGCATTGGGACCATGTGGTGCCAGGATTTCCTTATATATCTGAAACGGGCACCCTGTCGCCAGAATCGTGTGTATTCGCCCAATTTCTCAATATAGCTGCATTGCTCC TCGCCTGTTGCGTGTACATTAGACATCGACAAGTTTCTCAATGGCAATCGGAAAGGGGCAAAAATCTCGTTAGCAAGAGAATTGTTGTTGTGGCGGCCTGGTGCGGGGCTCTAGCTTGTTTTGGATTGGACATTTTGGCCAATTTTCAAGAAGCTCGAGTCGTCGCGGCTCATATGATAGGTGCTATGACCTGTTTTACAGCTGGAACCATCTACTTTTGTCTTCAA acaTATATAAGTCACAAAATGGTACCAGCAGTAAATAGCAAAATTGTCGTGTACGTTCGTGCAAGTTTATCAATTTTGACTTTAATTTTAACAGTTATGACAATCGTGCCTGGATACATTTCAATGCTACAGTTTCAAG GTAACGATTACAAAAAATGGCTACCAACAGACGGTGGCTGGGGTTGGCACGTTGCTAGTGCCATTTCTGAATGGGTTTTGGCAATTGTCTATTGCGCTTTTCTTCTGACATTCGTGCCAGAGTTCCGACTAATTAACTTCGAAGATCCTGTGGTCACG CTGATATACTTGGATAAGGGTCCAGACTTAACTCAAAATGACAAAATATCTCATAAGTTGGATACTCAAGAATCTTAA
- the LOC114872607 gene encoding DNA damage-regulated autophagy modulator protein 1-like isoform X2 — protein sequence MWCQDFLIYLKRAPCRQNLACCVYIRHRQVSQWQSERGKNLVSKRIVVVAAWCGALACFGLDILANFQEARVVAAHMIGAMTCFTAGTIYFCLQTYISHKMVPAVNSKIVVYVRASLSILTLILTVMTIVPGYISMLQFQGNDYKKWLPTDGGWGWHVASAISEWVLAIVYCAFLLTFVPEFRLINFEDPVVTLIYLDKGPDLTQNDKISHKLDTQES from the exons ATGTGGTGCCAGGATTTCCTTATATATCTGAAACGGGCACCCTGTCGCCAGAATC TCGCCTGTTGCGTGTACATTAGACATCGACAAGTTTCTCAATGGCAATCGGAAAGGGGCAAAAATCTCGTTAGCAAGAGAATTGTTGTTGTGGCGGCCTGGTGCGGGGCTCTAGCTTGTTTTGGATTGGACATTTTGGCCAATTTTCAAGAAGCTCGAGTCGTCGCGGCTCATATGATAGGTGCTATGACCTGTTTTACAGCTGGAACCATCTACTTTTGTCTTCAA acaTATATAAGTCACAAAATGGTACCAGCAGTAAATAGCAAAATTGTCGTGTACGTTCGTGCAAGTTTATCAATTTTGACTTTAATTTTAACAGTTATGACAATCGTGCCTGGATACATTTCAATGCTACAGTTTCAAG GTAACGATTACAAAAAATGGCTACCAACAGACGGTGGCTGGGGTTGGCACGTTGCTAGTGCCATTTCTGAATGGGTTTTGGCAATTGTCTATTGCGCTTTTCTTCTGACATTCGTGCCAGAGTTCCGACTAATTAACTTCGAAGATCCTGTGGTCACG CTGATATACTTGGATAAGGGTCCAGACTTAACTCAAAATGACAAAATATCTCATAAGTTGGATACTCAAGAATCTTAA